Within the Telopea speciosissima isolate NSW1024214 ecotype Mountain lineage chromosome 4, Tspe_v1, whole genome shotgun sequence genome, the region ctaaattagctctaatttgttcatttcattttttatcttttctagttttaccactcatccatctcaacatccttatGTCAGCTAACAATTAGTTTGCTTATAGGTTGTTTCTTCAGTGCCCAACATTCAGTTCCATATATCATTGCTGATCGTATAACTGAcctataaaaatttcctttgagttttaaaggaatacatctgtcacacaacactccaggcgcacccctccacttcatacaccctattctaattctttgtgtgatatcatcctctatttctcctttatttatgattgaacctaagtacctaaaattttcattttgcaGTATATGAGAGctcaaagaaagcaaaaaataaaaaaatacctcGCAACATAGGTGATGTAAATGAATCAATTGAACTTATGAGCCCAAAATGACGAGATGACAATTATTCTAAAGAACTTATAtagaaaatttaaagaaaagttTATGTATTATTAAGATATTTCAAGATTAAAGAATATAAAATAGTATCAATTTAAATGAAAAGTCTTGTACTCCAAAGTTTTATTATATAGAAGAGTAAAAAGAAAACTTTAACAGATCTAAATTCTAATAATTAAAGGGAGCTCAATTGAAGATAGATGTGGGCATGGTGCTCTTGAATTCAAACCAAAACCTCCCATTGTTGACAGAAGTACTCTGTGAATCCCAATCCAACCCATAACAGGACTGAGGAAAAAAGGCTAGTGAAATTAGTTTATCTAATGATGATACTTGCAAAAAGAGAATTATCTGAAAGTggggaaaaattaaaaataataagtatcagtttaattaaaaaattaagattATATTATATAAGACACCAAAATCTTTAAATATCATCACAGTAAACTAATTTACTTTGTTACTACAAAAGATAAACTTAACAACAAAATGACAACCATAATTTAGACATTTGAACGGGAGGAGAGGGAGCAGCAGTGGGGTGTCAGTCTCTTTGGGTTGCAGCTCTGTATGGTATGACCTACCCATGTCCGGAGGCACCCCTCACAATTTTGTCACATTGAGAGGTGATGAAATGTACAATGCAGTAGTTATATCTGAGGCCTTGACAGGGTTGATTATGACTGTATGGATCCTTGGAACTGACTGGTTCCTCGTATCTGTTTCATGATTTTGTAGCCTAAGGTGACTTTCTTTGCAGATCCATAGGTAGAAACCTGAGCTCTTCTCAAGCAGGGGAAAGAAGTAATAAGATTACTAGTAAAAATGTCAGGTCATGGGCTATTCCTTTTGTTATCATGTATCCTGTCTGCAAACTGTTAAAAAATGAAACTTAGTTTCAGTAGAAACATGGAAATGACAAAACACAGTTGTAGTATAGCAAGTGATTGGTGGGGAGGTAGCATATTTGCAAAGGTATGATGCATTTTATCTCTCTTTGGGGTATTTTGTTGAAGAAAAGAACTTTGTACAATTAATTTAAGCTAGAACTCAAGATACTGAGTTAATGAAGGAAGACACTTGGatggggaagagaaagaattGATTGGTGGTGGGGAAAGGCAGTGTGTGGAGTCTCTGGGTTGTGGACTGTGGAGATGAGAGTCAATGAGAGGATAGGATGGGGGATGGGGGGGGAAGTATAGAGAGGAAATGGAGAGAATAGATTGGTTGGGGGTCAGTAATGTGGGCTTGTAGGTTATGATATATTGATaatggaaagagggagaaggaaaaacataagaaaggaAGTACAAGGGTATGTTTCCTATATTAAGGGTGTTTGTTTAGTAAGTTTTGTCAATTAGAAATGAAGTGGATGGGTAAGTGTCCTGGACTAGGATTTTGTTCCATAACTTCCTTTAATGAGAAGATGTTTGAGAATTGAGATACACctttaaataataatacaataaatgtaaaaaagttaaaacaatcaatcagaaataaagttttaattttatggaaaaATGAAATCTCCCTAAAAAAGGTGATAATGTAGGATGGAGAAAGTAGAAATTAGAGGGGAATTGGAGatctaataaaataaagaagtgAAAAATAGAGGGCAAGGAAGGCCACATAATTGAGTCTGGAAAGATAAGCTCTGCAttgagaaaatagaaagtagaagaGAAGTAGAGAtctaatttttaataaaattaaaataggaaagagaacCTACATGAGCGCATGTATGCGTTGCCCCTACGCTTAGACACAGGGGTACATGAAATGATTGTCGCACCCCCAAATATTCTCGGGGTGCAGTTGTCATATCACACGCCCCTATGTTTGGCACAGGGGTAGTGCACCTCACGTGCACAAACAGTGTTCTTTCTCCGAATAAAAAATATGTAAACTTTTAGCAACCAATAAAAATTTAGAagcaattttcaaaaaaatatgtaaatttttagcaaccaataaaaattcaaaagcaatttttaaaaaagggtaaattacactgccaccccctgaggtttgccttAAATACAGTGCAACTccctgtgttttcaaaatatacactTAGACCCCCTGAGTTTAGGGTATTTATTACACTCAGCCCCACTCCGTTAAAGTATTCTGTTAGTTGCTGATGTGTTGGccattgatgccttaaaatgacaaatatacccttgatatGGTGTgaacttaccattttgcccatagagCAGTCCAAACTTCACACCCATTTCCTCTGCTACTTGAATCAAGGTTTAGGGTTCTGGCGATCAACCTCAGGCCATCTTCAAGTCCATCACCGATGACCTGCCTCAAGTTCTTGCTATGGTGATCTGCTGAGGCCATCACCGACGACTTGCCTCAGTCTTCTCTCTCTGCTCCTCTTCCTCttatcctctctttttctctttactCTTGAACgacttctattctcttcttgtCTTACTTTCTCCGATATGACACGGTACAATAGGATAGGAGAAGACAAAAATCAGTTCAGATGCCGATGGCCGCCAGCCCAGTACCATCGGCCGATAAAGCTTTGATGGCTTCAACGATGCCTATCCTGGCAGCATAGATGCCATTGGAGATGTTCGCAAGAGACGCCATTATCGCATGGTTCAGGGGAGAATGTGCGGCGGCCAACGCCATTAACGACGCTCTTTGTAACCACCTGACTCAACTTGATGGACTCGATGGCCATGGTGCTAAGTATGAATCGGTGTTTGCTGTGATCCATAGGAGGCGATTGAATTGGATCCCGATCCTTCAGATGCAGAAATACTCTATAGCAGACGCTGCTTTGGAGCTTAAGAAAGTCGAGGCCAAGAAAATgatagagagagggaggagaaaagaagaaattgaggaagtcaaggtttttttttatcataaaaggGAAGAAACTAGACAAGATGCCAATGGTAGTGTTTAGATCATGAATGGAGAATCCAGGGAGGAAATGAAGGAGAGTGAGGGTGAAGCAGTTGATGAGGTGGTGGAAGAAGTTTCGTCCATTGACGATCAAGAGCAGCTCCAAGTTTGTATGATTTTTTTCTCACTTCTTCGATTAGTTGTTCCCGATCTTTATTTgaggattattttttttttcctctttttaatATTCTCCTGGTTAGCTAGAACTTCTTTGccactttcattttcttttgtttcattccTTGTTATCCCCTCTGCAATCGGTCCAGAGTTTCAACTTGGTTTTGGTTATCATCTTTCCTTCCTCATTCCCCCCTTCTAAAAATCCATATTTGCTTAATCTGGGTGAAGCATGAAAATAAGAGTTCCATCATCCGTGTGATTTCATgcacttttctttcttatggAGGGCTATCGATCATTATATAGAAAATTTATATAGGGTTTTAACTTGATTTAATAGTTTTTGTATACCCCATCGTTCAATCCAACTGAAATTTGGGTCCCCAAGTCACAACATTTCTCCTTCTTTGTGTACTCTCCCTTCTGATTCAAGACTATTTgggtttccttccttttttttcctggtaAAACAGAACTgaagcaaaaataaaggggttAAACGTGCAAGAGGGTGGCTTTCTCCAGGGGAGAAATGGCCATGAATTTTGCGGtggttgaggaagaagaagatgaaagaataagaggaagaaatagtggtgggtcccattatgttagaaaaataaaaaaaaattagaatatgattaattgaagggtaaaattatcatttaaattttatacttaACGCCATTCACTCAAGGGTCCACTCAGGGGGTGTGGCTATATAATTTAGAAATACAGCaggtcgctctgtatttagtacaaaccttagcgggggtggcagtgtaattttcccttttaaaaaaatatagatcCTAAAAATATTGGTTCGAGCAAGGGAAAGAACCCTCCAAGACTTTTGTATTTCTTAGTTGTTCTCTGGTTTGATGTGGGGTTGGGGCCTGGGGGGAATGATTTAAATGGATTATTACCAAGATTACTTGAATCAAAACGTGATTAATTTTTAAAAGAGTGCTAGTGACCACCATAGCTGGTGATACAATGGCGTCACTACCGCATTaacctcttctttttatttttttaacagcTTAACCTGCAGGACCCAGTTCAATTCCCAATTTTATGCGGCACACGAAGTGGTAGGTCCCTTTAGTTGATTCGTTTTGACTTTTACGTCAAATGGACCCATGTGTTGTTCCCCAAACTTAAAAAGAATATCATGGCCATTCAATTCGCGGAGCACTCAGATACAACAACGGTGTTCCTCGAAAGCAAATCTTTCTAATTGTACGGCTGAAATGTTGTTTAGATTTGGTTCCACTCACAATGTTATTCCAATGTTATTCCACTTTGATAATAAAAACAACATTTTTCTGATCGCGTTGTTCCTGCGTCTAGACTCTAAGACACAAGAGAGTACTAAAATACATCTCTGTTCTTATGTAATTAAAATTTGCATTTATAATGATGTCTTTTCTATGTTCTCATTGGCCTTCATGCTGGTATAGGTGCTACACGTTATATGTGGGATTCCAAATAATTTGTAGAAACTGATAACCTTgccttgctcaaagaaccctcttcCTATATTATCTTTGAAATACATTTTTTCATACTTCTAATTTATCCACACAAATCAGCTCCCACACTTCTCTACATGGTGAATCTTATTTACTATTAGCTACACCATCTGTACGGCGTGGAGATTCCTCCTACACCAACAACCATCGTGGGGAGTTCTACCACagcataatttttattttgtttcttcttttatgtGTCTCATTACGATTCACTATACATGAATGGAGATGATGACAAgtaaacaagaaagaaattatgaaagcaaaaaaaaaataaaaaaaaaaaataaaaaaaaaaattcataagcGATGCTTTATGAGAGCAGAGTAAGAAGGGGAAGGAGCCTTGGGCTGCTTCGATTGAGCCGAAGAAGAACGTGGAGGGAATTTCCACGGGAACGGAAACGGCCAGTGAGAAGACTTGCAAGGAATGATACTGTACGACAGTAGGTTCAAGCATATCCTTGGATGCGCGAAGAACAAAGCGCACTCAGCCACTGATCTCTGCGACGACAAATCTTGAATGCAATTCTTCCTAACATCAAGCACACGTCGCTTTATCAAATTCCTGCAGATCGGGCCCACATGCGTGAAATAATTATCAGATAACGACAGGTTCTCTAGATTCCCTAACGCACACACCACTTCCGGCACCGCCCCATACAATTGGTTCCCCGCGAAGTTGAGCTGttctatcttctccaagcaaccTAACGAGCACGGCAATGGTCCGGTCAGCTGGTTCAAACTGGCATCGAACACGGTTGCCTCAACCAACAACCCGATCTCGTAGGGAAGGCAACCCGAGAGCTGGTTGTTCAGGAACAGAACCTCAACCAATGTGTTAGCAGCTTTGCCGATACTTTTGGGTATGGGACCCATGAACTTGTTGTTGGCCAAGGTGAGGTAGCGAACCGAAGTGTTGCCCAAGTTATCGGGAAGCTTCTCCATGAAATTGTTGTTGTTGACGAAGAGAAGGTCGAGGGTTTGGGTGAATACCTGAGCCGGGATCGAACCGGTGAAGGAGTTGAACCGGATGTCTAAGAAGGAGAGGCCAACCATGTTTACTACGGCGGTTGGGAATTTGCCGGAGAAGTTGTTGTTACTGAAGTCGAGCTCATAGAGATAGCGGAGCTGGGAGATTTTAGGGGATACGGTGCCCGTGAAGTTGTTTGAGTTGGCGTGGAAGACAGCGATGTCGAGGAGTTGGTCGAGGAAGCCGTCGAGAGTTGGAGCGGTAAGTCCGAAGCCGTTGAAATCAATGGAGGCGACTGCGGTGGCGGTTCTGTTGTCCGGTGGGCTGTCGCAGAAGAAACCTTTGTAGTTGCATATGTCGCTGCCTACCCATGTTTTGGTGACGCCGAGGGGATCGGAGGTTATGGTTTTCTTGAAGGTTTGGATTACTGGGTACACTATAGCTAGCCTTTGGTCTGCGAAGGTTAAGAGATCTGGGAGAGTCTGTGGTGGTGGTTCTGGTGGACATTTGGTTCCTCTGTCAGGGAAAGGACAACAGTCTTCGTTGTTGCAgctgccaccgccaccacctcctccaccacccccacctcctccaccaccaccaccaccaccaccaccaattaTGACTTCCAGCGTTTCTCTTTTGGTTTCCGGCACCAGAGTGCTACTGAGCACATggaggagaggagaaaggaggaTGAAGAAGGTTATGATGATTAGATTTTTTTCAGGGATAGAGACGCAGTAGGCCATTTCCCTTTCTTATTTTCCGGTTTTGTTGGCGAATTATAAAGCCAGTAGTTAACTTAAAGACGAAGCAGTACCAAAGTGGGACGAGAAGGTCAGACTTTGAGGGAGAGAATAAATGGACGACAGAGGAGATGATTGAGAAACAGAAGCCTCACTTGGATCTTTTTATAAagaaagtcaaaaaaaaaaaaaggcaacagtcatggtggtggtggtggtggtggttgtcaTCTCGATCGATCGTTTTCGAGAGGAGGAATGATGATCATCTCCTTCGTCACTCATTCCCTTTTGTTCAGTTCTCTCAACATTCAAAACGGTCTCAAAGTTGGCCAGAGCTGGTTATTTATGTAAGTTTCGTTAACCTGAACCAAActgaattaatttggttcaaatTAGATTATGGAATGTAGGAAACCGAATTCAGCAGGTTCGATTTGAGTATCAAAGTTCAGAACCAAATATGTATTCGTGTGGTTTAGGTTCACACTAGCACTCTTTTGGACCAAACCGAATACCTAGATCGAATCGATTGACAAGCTTACCTTCTTAGCCTCCTGATACGTCATAAAACTGGCACCCAATAGGGTTCTGACATGTGTAGCCCCATGTGGGTGAGGATGGTATGTGTCCACGATCAGGTCGTCCCATCGAGGACGAGGTGAGGAAGAACCGACCTAGAGTAGATAGCGATCCGACCCTGAAGAGAGGGCGACCACGCCCCAACATCGAATCTGGATAGGGCGGTGGAATCACGCCCCTAAAATAACGCATATTGGCTCTAACGGCTCGAAATCAGCACACTAATCCAGCCTGATGTGGCGTGATGGGCTGGAAAGCTTATCCCTTGTCCTAAAAAGGCTCCAATTGCTTAAACTCACGCCGGGAGGATTCCCCTTCCTGTTAAATCACGTCATTGCCTGCAGGACTCTCTCAACCACCTAAACTGGGTAACCTCCTTCTATGATCATCTGATTTCATTTACTATAGCATATGTTGCTAGAGAGttttgacttaggcatcggagcgACCAAACCGGCTCGACCCAGTCCTCTAGTGCTGCCTTTTTCTTTGCAAGAACAGCACGCTCCCCCTCAGTTCTTGACACAACAACTCCCAAGGAAATGGCCACTCAAAGAGGGTGAGCTCCAGAAGGTAGTGTTAGTCCATGGTTTGAGGGGCTGATTATCCTGATTCCGTGGTTAACACGTGTCATCATCTCCTACATGCATGTCACCATCttaatattttaaataaaaaaataaaaaggcgAAGCTTTTTGAAATActggagggagagggagagccttggaggagggggagagggaggaTAGTTCCTATCCAATAACGTTAATCATCAGAGTCGATCTCACACCATCTATGGGGGTACGAGATCACACCCCATGGATGATGTGAGATCGACTCTAGTGGTTTAACGTCAATGGAGAGGATATGGACTCGGGAGAGGGGAGAGCCAGAGAAGTGAAGAAGGCCTAGAGGAAGAGAGTTGTCagcgaaaaaaaaaacaaaagaaactggatta harbors:
- the LOC122659060 gene encoding uncharacterized protein At4g06744-like produces the protein MGVFFVGTSLTLRQCPLSLFVCHVFPYGSFHMGKRILSNFRGTKCPPEPPPQTLPDLLTFADQRLAIVYPVIQTFKKTITSDPLGVTKTWVGSDICNYKGFFCDSPPDNRTATAVASIDFNGFGLTAPTLDGFLDQLLDIAVFHANSNNFTGTVSPKISQLRYLYELDFSNNNFSGKFPTAVVNMVGLSFLDIRFNSFTGSIPAQVFTQTLDLLFVNNNNFMEKLPDNLGNTSVRYLTLANNKFMGPIPKSIGKAANTLVEVLFLNNQLSGCLPYEIGLLVEATVFDASLNQLTGPLPCSLGCLEKIEQLNFAGNQLYGAVPEVVCALGNLENLSLSDNYFTHVGPICRNLIKRRVLDVRKNCIQDLSSQRSVAECALFFAHPRICLNLLSYSIIPCKSSHWPFPFPWKFPPRSSSAQSKQPKAPSPSYSALIKHRL